One region of Cloacibacillus sp. An23 genomic DNA includes:
- a CDS encoding ELM1/GtrOC1 family putative glycosyltransferase — protein MKPGDALKVIVILSEGIRGHVNQSRGVAYWLSKLTGAEVLEAEVPVLTGAAKARAKSSSKALLGGTRRDARDWLSANGGEQLIRRVGQWFAERGVQEGSGTALILSAGSAPAPYNIALGYIWRCACATIMTPSVLGTEPFDFAIVPEHDYPERKPNVFVTLGSPNNVIKENLKKEAEELLAAHPSDAPERWSVLIGGDDANYEISAEWVKKQIGQILNLAQHAGADVFITTSRRTSDAASKMVKTLASHSPCVKYLLIASEDAFNPIPAMLGFSTEVFCTEDSVNMVSETITGGHRAVLLRVGHKKGIKSFLQRATSALVGAGAIRPDMLWGIPKFDLVFDHFAHGGVLVEYGDWLRLRRDGGSRGGGEAGEFNEARRAAQWIYDNWK, from the coding sequence ATGAAGCCCGGCGACGCGCTCAAGGTGATCGTCATACTCAGCGAAGGCATCCGCGGACACGTCAACCAGAGCCGCGGCGTAGCCTATTGGCTCTCGAAGCTCACCGGCGCCGAAGTCCTTGAAGCCGAAGTCCCTGTCCTGACGGGGGCGGCTAAAGCGCGCGCGAAATCGTCGTCGAAGGCCTTGCTCGGCGGCACGAGGCGCGACGCGCGCGACTGGCTCTCCGCTAACGGAGGCGAGCAGCTGATACGCCGCGTGGGACAATGGTTCGCAGAGCGCGGCGTGCAGGAGGGCTCCGGCACGGCTCTGATACTCTCCGCCGGAAGCGCGCCAGCTCCCTATAACATAGCGCTCGGCTACATCTGGCGCTGCGCCTGCGCGACGATAATGACGCCGAGCGTCCTCGGCACCGAGCCCTTCGACTTCGCGATAGTGCCGGAACACGACTACCCCGAGCGCAAGCCGAACGTTTTCGTCACTCTCGGCTCGCCGAACAACGTCATAAAAGAAAATCTCAAAAAAGAGGCGGAGGAGCTGCTCGCGGCCCATCCGTCCGACGCGCCGGAAAGATGGTCTGTGCTGATAGGCGGCGACGACGCTAACTACGAGATAAGCGCCGAATGGGTGAAAAAGCAGATCGGACAGATACTTAACCTTGCGCAGCACGCCGGGGCCGACGTCTTCATAACGACCTCGCGCCGCACGAGCGACGCGGCGTCGAAAATGGTAAAGACGCTCGCCTCGCACTCGCCCTGCGTCAAATATCTGCTGATAGCGTCGGAGGACGCCTTCAACCCCATCCCCGCGATGCTCGGATTCTCTACGGAAGTATTCTGCACCGAGGACTCCGTCAATATGGTGTCAGAGACGATAACGGGCGGGCACCGCGCCGTGCTCCTCCGCGTCGGACATAAAAAGGGGATAAAGAGCTTTTTGCAGCGTGCCACATCCGCGCTGGTCGGCGCCGGCGCGATACGCCCGGACATGCTCTGGGGCATACCGAAGTTCGACCTCGTCTTCGACCACTTCGCGCACGGCGGCGTCCTCGTGGAGTACGGCGACTGGCTCCGGCTCAGACGCGACGGCGGAAGCCGCGGCGGCGGAGAAGCCGGGGAGTTCAACGAGGCGCGCCGCGCGGCGCAGTGGATATACGACAACTGGAAGTAG
- the kdsB gene encoding 3-deoxy-manno-octulosonate cytidylyltransferase: MTQPKILGVIPARYASSRLPGKPLLEIGGKTMLEHVYRRACASGVFFRVIIATDDHRIYDAAEKFGGDVAMTRADHPDGSSRAAEIAAKIDTDYVINIQGDEPMLDPRMLGELAHGLIADPDADSATVCVPITNEEDFRNPNIVKVVRAQNGRALYFSRSPIPYPRNSAGCPVWEHLGIYAFTKEFLLKFVALPPTPLMQTESLEQLRILEHGYSMAVIPTKYPSEGPNVNTLEDLEEARRIFAQRKNEEK, from the coding sequence ATGACCCAGCCTAAAATACTCGGAGTCATCCCCGCGCGCTACGCGTCGTCGCGCCTTCCCGGAAAGCCGCTTCTCGAAATAGGCGGCAAGACGATGCTCGAACACGTCTACCGCCGCGCATGCGCGTCCGGCGTCTTCTTCCGCGTCATAATCGCGACCGACGACCACAGGATATACGACGCCGCGGAAAAATTCGGCGGCGACGTCGCCATGACGCGCGCGGACCATCCAGACGGCTCGAGCCGCGCGGCCGAGATAGCCGCGAAAATCGACACGGACTACGTAATCAACATACAGGGAGACGAGCCTATGCTCGACCCGCGAATGCTCGGCGAGCTAGCGCACGGCCTCATAGCCGACCCGGACGCGGACTCGGCGACGGTCTGCGTGCCGATAACGAACGAAGAGGATTTCCGCAATCCGAACATCGTCAAGGTAGTCCGCGCGCAGAACGGGCGCGCGCTCTACTTCAGCCGCTCGCCGATACCGTATCCGAGAAATTCGGCCGGCTGCCCTGTGTGGGAACACCTCGGCATATACGCCTTCACGAAAGAATTTCTGCTCAAATTCGTCGCGCTGCCGCCGACGCCGCTGATGCAGACGGAGAGCCTCGAACAGCTCCGCATCCTCGAACACGGCTACTCGATGGCGGTAATCCCGACGAAATATCCGTCGGAAGGGCCGAACGTAAACACGCTCGAAGACCTTGAAGAAGCGCGCAGGATATTCGCGCAGAGGAAGAACGAAGAAAAATGA
- a CDS encoding rhodanese-like domain-containing protein: MKKLLTLMLAASMIAGGSQFALAAEDDGANSIMAQINAFKATNQEKTGGAVSEDKAEEKAPAAEESAPAAQPEQSAQQQPAEPAAPNPAAAAVDQIVREEAAKAAQAAGDAGNNRGVVAATQQEEAATEASDAGDEAPQPAAESEAQPEAPAAPAKTVQIPSAVEAQPAAPAAATAEVPAGRPLNPSAMQAGAAETRESILVSADWLKTNIKNVVLVDSRPESLYLGGHIPGAVNAPWTYFANMNAKQGSEQWGVIWPEATMAKRIGALGINGKKTVVAYCDAGGWGQSGWTLWILRQAGIKNAKILEGGIGAWKAAGGQLAKNKVKNQTVAFSIQKYVPNYTATTQWINDNLGKPGLAIIDVRTQPEYNGKIRPFQEKRAGHLPGAINISRENFVTEQGHFKSAEEVAALLAPYGITTDTEIVVYDTAGVRSAFVTMLLRYAGFQKSQSYDAGFQAWAGNPDLPLVTQ; encoded by the coding sequence ATGAAGAAACTCCTAACGCTGATGCTCGCCGCGTCGATGATAGCCGGAGGCTCGCAGTTCGCGCTCGCGGCCGAGGACGACGGCGCGAACTCGATAATGGCGCAGATAAACGCGTTCAAAGCGACGAACCAGGAAAAGACCGGCGGAGCGGTCTCTGAGGACAAAGCCGAGGAAAAAGCCCCGGCGGCCGAAGAGAGCGCGCCCGCGGCGCAGCCCGAACAGTCCGCGCAGCAGCAGCCCGCCGAACCCGCTGCTCCCAATCCGGCCGCGGCCGCGGTCGACCAGATAGTACGCGAGGAGGCGGCTAAGGCCGCCCAGGCGGCCGGCGACGCCGGCAACAATAGAGGCGTAGTCGCGGCGACGCAGCAGGAAGAGGCCGCGACCGAAGCGTCGGACGCCGGGGACGAAGCGCCGCAGCCCGCCGCTGAAAGCGAAGCGCAGCCCGAGGCTCCGGCTGCTCCCGCCAAGACGGTCCAGATACCTTCGGCCGTTGAGGCTCAGCCCGCCGCACCCGCCGCGGCGACAGCCGAGGTCCCGGCCGGCAGGCCTCTGAACCCGTCGGCTATGCAGGCCGGAGCGGCAGAGACGAGAGAGAGCATACTCGTCAGCGCCGACTGGCTTAAAACCAACATCAAGAACGTCGTGCTCGTAGACTCGCGCCCCGAGAGCCTCTACCTCGGCGGACACATCCCCGGAGCCGTCAACGCTCCGTGGACCTACTTCGCGAACATGAACGCGAAGCAGGGATCCGAACAGTGGGGAGTCATCTGGCCCGAGGCGACGATGGCGAAGCGCATAGGCGCTCTCGGAATAAACGGCAAGAAAACCGTCGTCGCCTACTGCGACGCAGGCGGCTGGGGACAGAGCGGATGGACCCTCTGGATACTCCGCCAGGCCGGAATCAAGAACGCGAAGATACTCGAAGGCGGCATAGGCGCGTGGAAGGCGGCCGGCGGACAGCTTGCGAAGAACAAGGTCAAGAACCAGACCGTAGCCTTCTCCATACAGAAATACGTTCCCAATTACACGGCGACGACCCAGTGGATAAACGACAACCTCGGCAAGCCCGGCCTCGCGATCATCGACGTGCGCACTCAGCCTGAATACAACGGCAAGATACGCCCGTTCCAGGAAAAGCGCGCCGGACACCTCCCCGGAGCGATCAATATATCGCGTGAAAACTTCGTCACCGAGCAGGGACACTTCAAGAGCGCGGAGGAAGTCGCCGCTCTGCTGGCGCCTTACGGAATAACCACAGACACGGAAATAGTCGTCTACGATACGGCTGGAGTCCGCTCCGCCTTCGTCACGATGCTCCTGCGCTACGCTGGCTTCCAGAAGAGCCAGAGCTACGACGCGGGCTTCCAAGCCTGGGCCGGCAATCCCGACCTTCCGCTCGTGACGCAGTAA